A stretch of the Synechocystis sp. PCC 7338 genome encodes the following:
- a CDS encoding TrkA family potassium uptake protein gives MGLGSPSQGNLLNLIDRQGRRLRQELMAGAITLASLFVIGTAWYRYVEGWTWLDAFYMTTITLATVGFGETHPLSPASRLFTILLILMGLLTIGYMVNRFTEAFIQGYFQDSLRRRQEQKVIERLADHYILCGYGRTGQQIAFEFAVENIPFVVIDASPEIIIQAKLRDYAVLQGDATLDETLLAAHIERAICIVSALSSDAENLYTVLSAKTLNPQIRAIARASSEEAVQKLKRAGADEVVSPYITGGKRLAAAALRPQVVSFVDGILTGADRSFYMEEFRIGAQDCPYIGQTLREAQLRAQSGALILAIRRQDHKLIVGPMGDTHLLDADALICLGTVEQLRALNQLLCPLNPAPVRLPKNHR, from the coding sequence ATGGGATTGGGATCACCAAGTCAGGGAAACCTGTTAAATCTGATCGATCGCCAGGGGCGCAGGTTAAGGCAGGAATTAATGGCCGGGGCCATTACCCTAGCGAGCCTATTTGTGATCGGTACGGCCTGGTATAGGTACGTAGAAGGCTGGACTTGGTTGGATGCTTTCTATATGACCACCATCACCTTGGCCACCGTTGGTTTTGGGGAAACCCATCCCCTTAGTCCGGCATCCCGTTTGTTTACCATTTTGCTGATTTTGATGGGCCTATTGACCATCGGCTACATGGTAAACCGTTTCACCGAAGCCTTTATCCAGGGATATTTTCAAGACAGTTTACGCCGGCGGCAGGAGCAAAAGGTGATTGAGCGATTGGCAGACCATTACATTCTGTGTGGCTATGGACGCACGGGGCAACAAATTGCCTTTGAGTTTGCGGTGGAAAATATTCCCTTTGTGGTAATTGACGCTTCCCCAGAAATTATCATCCAAGCCAAGCTGAGGGACTATGCCGTCCTCCAGGGGGATGCCACCTTGGACGAAACCCTCCTAGCGGCCCATATTGAACGGGCTATTTGTATTGTTTCCGCCCTTTCCTCCGATGCGGAAAATCTTTACACTGTGCTTTCCGCTAAAACCCTTAATCCTCAAATTCGGGCGATCGCCAGGGCCAGTTCCGAAGAAGCGGTGCAAAAACTTAAACGGGCTGGGGCTGATGAGGTAGTTTCCCCCTACATTACCGGAGGTAAAAGGCTAGCGGCAGCGGCACTGCGGCCCCAGGTGGTGAGTTTTGTCGATGGCATCTTGACGGGGGCGGATCGGTCTTTTTATATGGAAGAATTTCGTATTGGGGCCCAGGACTGCCCCTACATTGGCCAAACTTTGCGGGAAGCCCAACTCCGGGCCCAATCGGGGGCATTAATTCTGGCCATTCGTCGCCAAGATCATAAATTAATTGTGGGCCCCATGGGGGACACCCATTTACTAGATGCTGATGCCCTCATTTGCCTAGGCACAGTGGAACAACTCCGCGCCCTCAATCAACTCCTTTGTCCCCTCAATCCGGCGCCGGTGCGTCTGCCCAAAAACCATCGTTAG
- a CDS encoding OB-fold-containig protein has product MLFHLANLPYWLLLAVGVLCLGLMIISGDGNEDLDLEVEMALDAVPDVEITHLDVELDQGGAIEEGEAVPMALQVLSFFGLGKVPLMILLGIDFSLWGVIGWILNVAVGTVTGTIPSQLLGWAGIIFLISLAISLWLGRLASRPIANLFKTFSQDVSAERVIGCTGTVTSKKLPYLANGTIGQAHVYDNAGNLLTLSVSLPDWATVIPHHNQEILIIDQSPKGYGYLAIAKDSSDQDKWLKS; this is encoded by the coding sequence ATGCTTTTCCACTTAGCTAATTTGCCCTACTGGTTACTACTGGCGGTGGGGGTGCTCTGCCTAGGGTTAATGATTATCTCCGGTGATGGAAATGAAGACCTAGATCTGGAAGTGGAGATGGCCCTCGATGCAGTACCGGACGTAGAAATCACCCATTTGGATGTGGAGCTTGATCAAGGGGGAGCCATAGAGGAAGGGGAAGCGGTGCCCATGGCCCTGCAAGTACTCTCCTTTTTTGGTTTGGGCAAAGTTCCGTTAATGATTCTTCTGGGCATAGATTTTAGTCTCTGGGGGGTAATCGGCTGGATACTCAATGTGGCCGTTGGTACGGTAACGGGGACTATACCTAGTCAGTTATTGGGTTGGGCTGGGATAATTTTCCTGATTTCCTTGGCCATCAGTCTTTGGCTTGGTCGGTTGGCGTCCCGTCCGATCGCCAATTTATTTAAAACCTTTAGCCAGGATGTCAGCGCAGAACGGGTCATTGGTTGTACCGGCACTGTCACTTCAAAAAAATTACCCTACCTAGCCAATGGCACCATCGGCCAAGCCCACGTTTACGACAATGCTGGCAACTTACTAACTTTGAGCGTTAGTCTACCGGATTGGGCCACCGTCATTCCCCACCATAACCAGGAAATTTTGATCATCGACCAGTCCCCCAAGGGTTATGGCTATTTGGCGATCGCCAAGGACAGTTCCGACCAGGATAAATGGTTAAAGTCTTGA
- a CDS encoding Uma2 family endonuclease: MTVALDREIIYPDSDGQPMADNTEQFEWIVLLKENLECLFAQNPDVFVGGDLLWYPVEGHPEIRVAPDVMVALGRPKGKRGSYRQWQENNQPPQVVFEILSPGNTLKEMTKKLKFYDHHGVEEYYIYDPDDNELTGLQRIDGELTIIEEMANWASPLLGIKFELTADTLRVYYPDGRLFLSTVELATQAEQASQRADQEAQRAEREKLRAELAEAENDRLKALLAEAGIDV; encoded by the coding sequence ATGACCGTAGCCCTCGACCGAGAAATCATTTACCCCGACAGCGATGGACAGCCTATGGCCGACAACACAGAACAATTTGAGTGGATTGTTCTCCTAAAGGAAAATTTGGAATGTCTTTTCGCCCAAAACCCAGACGTATTTGTGGGGGGAGACCTGTTGTGGTATCCGGTGGAAGGACACCCAGAAATTCGTGTGGCACCGGACGTCATGGTGGCCCTGGGCAGACCCAAGGGGAAACGGGGTTCCTACCGCCAGTGGCAGGAAAATAACCAACCGCCCCAAGTGGTGTTTGAAATTTTATCCCCCGGCAACACCCTCAAGGAAATGACGAAAAAGTTGAAATTCTATGACCATCATGGCGTCGAAGAGTACTATATTTACGATCCGGATGACAATGAGCTGACTGGGTTGCAGCGCATTGACGGAGAGTTGACCATTATCGAAGAAATGGCCAATTGGGCGAGTCCTTTGCTGGGCATAAAATTTGAGTTGACCGCTGACACTTTGCGGGTTTATTACCCCGACGGGCGACTTTTTCTCTCCACAGTGGAATTAGCAACCCAGGCTGAACAGGCATCCCAACGAGCAGACCAAGAGGCCCAACGGGCTGAGCGGGAAAAACTCCGGGCCGAATTAGCGGAAGCGGAAAACGATCGCCTCAAGGCATTATTAGCGGAGGCCGGCATTGACGTTTAA
- a CDS encoding DUF2470 domain-containing protein, with the protein MADPLTPAISDRICKHMNEDHASAIALYAQVFGQQTNVTTAQMQAIDPTGMDLVVESEGGSKTIRIEFEQPLQDSEDAHQVLIAMAKQARGAGKNS; encoded by the coding sequence ATGGCCGATCCCCTCACCCCTGCTATCAGTGACCGTATTTGTAAGCACATGAACGAAGATCACGCCTCGGCGATCGCCCTTTATGCCCAGGTCTTTGGTCAACAGACTAACGTGACTACGGCCCAGATGCAGGCCATTGACCCCACGGGCATGGATTTAGTGGTGGAAAGTGAGGGGGGCTCGAAAACTATCCGCATCGAATTTGAGCAACCTCTGCAGGATTCTGAAGATGCCCACCAAGTATTGATTGCCATGGCTAAACAGGCTCGGGGTGCTGGGAAAAATAGTTAA
- a CDS encoding type II toxin-antitoxin system HicB family antitoxin gives MIDRYLVVLEKSSTGFSAYCPDVPGCIATGKNLEETAAQMKSALGSHLADIDPLPQPKGIESYLEALQDSAGEEFFLTHIAPDKILVNF, from the coding sequence ATGATTGATCGATATCTTGTGGTTTTAGAAAAAAGTAGCACGGGCTTTTCTGCTTACTGTCCCGACGTGCCCGGCTGTATCGCCACAGGGAAAAACTTGGAAGAAACTGCGGCACAGATGAAATCGGCTCTGGGGTCACATCTAGCAGATATTGATCCGTTGCCCCAACCAAAGGGCATTGAATCCTATTTGGAAGCCTTGCAGGATTCCGCTGGGGAGGAATTTTTCCTAACCCACATTGCCCCGGACAAAATCTTAGTTAATTTTTAA
- a CDS encoding type II toxin-antitoxin system HicA family toxin codes for MKLLESDGWFLVNTVGSHRQFKHPTKTGKVNVSGKLSDDVRKGTLASILKQAGLK; via the coding sequence ATCAAATTGTTAGAATCAGATGGTTGGTTTTTGGTGAACACTGTTGGTAGTCATCGACAGTTTAAACATCCTACTAAAACTGGTAAAGTGAATGTCTCAGGAAAATTGAGCGATGATGTTCGCAAAGGAACTTTAGCAAGTATCCTCAAACAGGCAGGATTGAAATGA
- a CDS encoding NAD-dependent epimerase/dehydratase family protein: MRALVIGGDGYCGWATALYLSNKGYEVGILDSLVRRYWDAQLGAETLTPIAPIRQRIDRWYELTGKKIDLFIGDINDYPFLTNALRQFQPDAVVHFGEQRSAPFSMIDREHAVLTQANNVLGNLNLLYALKEDFPDCHLVKLGTMGEYGTPNIDIEEGYITIEHKGRKDTLPYPKQPGSFYHLSKVHDSHNIHFACKIWGLRATDLNQGIVYGVLTDETGMDEMLINRLDYDGVFGTALNRFCIQAAIGHPLTVYGKGGQTRGLLDIRDTVRCIELAIANPVDKGQFRVFNQYTELFSVGDLAQMVQKAGADLGLKVEIDHLENPRVELEEHYFNAVNTNLLDLGLQPHFLSDSLLDSLLNFATKYKDRVDQKHILPKVTWRG, from the coding sequence ATGAGAGCTCTGGTTATTGGCGGTGATGGTTACTGTGGTTGGGCCACGGCACTGTATCTCTCTAACAAAGGCTATGAAGTCGGTATTTTGGACAGTCTAGTCCGCCGCTATTGGGATGCCCAGCTAGGGGCGGAAACCCTAACCCCGATCGCCCCCATCCGGCAACGCATTGATCGTTGGTATGAGTTGACCGGTAAGAAGATCGACCTGTTTATTGGCGATATTAACGACTATCCCTTTTTGACTAATGCCCTCCGCCAGTTCCAGCCCGATGCGGTGGTGCATTTTGGGGAACAACGGTCGGCCCCTTTTTCCATGATTGACCGGGAACATGCGGTGTTGACCCAGGCTAATAACGTGTTGGGTAACTTGAATCTGCTCTATGCACTGAAGGAAGATTTTCCCGATTGTCATTTGGTCAAACTCGGCACCATGGGGGAATACGGTACGCCCAATATTGATATTGAAGAGGGCTACATCACCATTGAGCACAAGGGTCGGAAAGACACCCTGCCCTACCCCAAACAACCCGGTAGTTTCTATCACCTCAGTAAGGTCCACGATAGCCACAACATTCACTTCGCTTGCAAAATCTGGGGTCTGCGGGCCACGGATTTGAACCAGGGCATCGTTTACGGGGTGCTCACCGATGAGACCGGCATGGATGAAATGCTGATCAACCGTCTTGATTATGACGGTGTATTTGGTACTGCTTTAAACCGTTTTTGCATTCAGGCGGCCATTGGTCATCCCCTGACAGTGTACGGTAAAGGTGGCCAAACCCGTGGTTTGCTGGATATTCGGGATACGGTGCGCTGTATTGAATTGGCGATCGCCAACCCGGTCGATAAAGGTCAATTCCGGGTGTTTAACCAGTACACAGAACTATTCAGTGTCGGTGACCTGGCCCAGATGGTACAAAAAGCTGGCGCAGATCTCGGACTGAAAGTGGAAATCGACCACTTGGAAAATCCTCGGGTAGAACTGGAAGAACATTACTTCAACGCCGTTAATACCAATCTGCTGGATCTGGGACTGCAACCCCACTTCCTGTCTGATTCTTTGCTTGATTCCCTGTTGAACTTTGCCACCAAGTACAAAGACCGGGTGGATCAAAAGCACATTCTGCCGAAAGTTACCTGGCGCGGCTAG
- the miaB gene encoding tRNA (N6-isopentenyl adenosine(37)-C2)-methylthiotransferase MiaB: MNVSHRRYHIITFGCQMNKADSERMAGILDNLGMTYTDDPNQADLVLYNTCSIRDNAEQKVYSYLGRQAKRKQTEPKLTLVVAGCVAQQEGEQLLRRVPELDLVMGPQHANRLDQLLEQVWAGSQVVATESLHIMEDITKPRRESTVSAWVNIIYGCNERCSYCVVPNVRGVEQSRTPEAIYGEMAVLAQQGFKEVTLLGQNIDAYGRDLPGTTPSGRHLHTLTDLLYHVHDIEGIDRLRFATSHPRYFTERLIQACQELPKVCEHFHIPFQSGDNDILKAMKRGYTREKYLQIIEKIRRYMPDAAISADVIVGFPGETEAQFENTLNLIEEVGFDLLNTAAYSPRPGTPAAFWDNQLSEEVKGDRLQRLNHLVSTQAMERSQRYLGRVEEVLVEGENLKSPGQVMGRTRGNRLTFFQGDIGELLGQTVPVKITEARAFSLTGEALSLVTA, translated from the coding sequence ATGAATGTTTCTCACCGTCGCTATCACATTATTACCTTTGGCTGTCAGATGAATAAGGCGGACTCGGAAAGGATGGCCGGCATTCTGGACAATTTGGGTATGACCTACACCGATGATCCCAATCAGGCGGATTTAGTCCTCTACAATACCTGTTCCATCCGAGACAACGCCGAGCAAAAAGTCTACTCCTACCTGGGAAGACAGGCCAAACGCAAACAAACGGAACCGAAATTAACCCTGGTGGTGGCGGGCTGTGTGGCCCAACAGGAGGGGGAACAGTTATTACGGCGGGTGCCAGAGTTAGATTTAGTAATGGGGCCCCAACATGCTAATCGGCTAGATCAGTTACTAGAACAGGTGTGGGCTGGTAGTCAGGTGGTGGCGACGGAAAGCTTGCACATTATGGAAGACATCACCAAACCCCGCAGGGAAAGTACCGTTAGTGCCTGGGTGAATATTATCTACGGTTGTAATGAACGCTGTAGTTATTGTGTGGTGCCCAATGTGCGGGGGGTAGAACAATCCCGTACTCCGGAAGCCATTTATGGGGAAATGGCAGTCCTGGCCCAACAGGGATTTAAGGAGGTCACACTGCTGGGGCAAAACATTGATGCCTACGGCCGGGATTTACCAGGCACGACTCCATCGGGTCGCCATCTCCATACCCTGACGGATTTGCTTTACCACGTCCACGACATTGAGGGGATCGATCGCCTGCGGTTTGCCACTAGCCATCCCCGTTATTTCACCGAACGGTTAATTCAAGCCTGCCAAGAGTTGCCAAAGGTCTGTGAACATTTCCATATTCCTTTCCAATCGGGGGATAACGACATTCTTAAAGCCATGAAACGGGGCTACACCAGGGAAAAGTATCTACAGATCATTGAAAAAATCCGTCGCTATATGCCCGATGCGGCCATCAGTGCCGATGTGATTGTTGGTTTTCCAGGGGAAACGGAAGCCCAGTTTGAAAATACCCTCAACTTAATTGAAGAGGTGGGTTTTGACCTGCTTAACACCGCCGCCTATTCTCCCCGCCCCGGCACCCCCGCCGCCTTCTGGGACAATCAGTTATCTGAGGAAGTAAAAGGAGATCGCCTACAAAGGTTAAATCATTTGGTTTCTACCCAGGCCATGGAACGTTCCCAGCGTTATCTGGGGCGAGTGGAAGAAGTGTTGGTGGAAGGGGAAAACCTTAAGAGTCCGGGGCAGGTGATGGGACGTACCAGGGGCAACCGCTTAACTTTCTTCCAAGGAGACATTGGCGAACTGTTGGGTCAAACGGTACCGGTGAAAATTACCGAAGCCCGGGCCTTTAGCCTCACCGGGGAAGCTTTAAGTTTAGTTACTGCCTAG
- a CDS encoding sugar transferase, with protein sequence MNKWFSKNFLATDIRAPHNFSGVHLAPPQWLKLIFLLGADFGALLLAWIAAHRLNDFYSPPPPQFVWWTWWGLPSLFWCYAVIVLIVFTYGGLYRPQTRTQNFLGVIKLISYVFLLTLVAKYFYDPAIDLPRSLFFSAWGTSIIFVTLARFGTSLVLSPLESRQAIPIFLIATSYRIQHLTVTLERRSQYRVVGAALASTAHSHHTLQQILASGAQEVLAEALPEADLASSLYWHLRGENIALRLLPSSRDMLYRRGMPEIFAGLPTVRVEIPLLVGLDYRLKRSLDYSGALLGIALLSPLFLAIAIAIKLSSPGPAFFRQERVGLQGKTFQMWKFRTMVVNAPLLQSKLEAANENDDGIMFKLKRDPRIIPLGHFLRRSSLDEIPQLFNVVMGQMSLVGPRPLPLRDVERFDAWHHIRHQVMPGVTGLWQISGRSDIGSFDDVARLDLYYIDNWSLNLDWDILVETIRILLFRKGAY encoded by the coding sequence ATGAATAAATGGTTCAGTAAAAACTTTCTGGCAACGGACATTCGGGCTCCCCATAATTTTTCCGGGGTGCATTTAGCTCCCCCCCAGTGGCTGAAACTAATTTTTTTGCTAGGGGCGGACTTTGGTGCTCTACTGTTAGCTTGGATTGCGGCGCACCGCCTCAATGATTTCTATTCCCCGCCTCCGCCCCAGTTTGTTTGGTGGACCTGGTGGGGATTGCCCAGTTTATTTTGGTGTTACGCCGTCATTGTTCTGATTGTTTTTACCTACGGGGGTTTATACCGTCCCCAGACCCGTACTCAAAACTTTCTCGGCGTCATTAAACTGATCAGCTACGTTTTTCTCCTCACCCTGGTGGCGAAATATTTTTACGACCCGGCGATCGACCTGCCCCGTTCCCTATTTTTTTCAGCTTGGGGTACTAGCATTATTTTCGTCACCCTAGCCCGTTTTGGGACTAGCCTTGTCCTCAGTCCCCTGGAAAGTCGCCAAGCTATCCCCATTTTCCTTATCGCCACCTCCTACCGTATTCAGCACCTCACCGTCACCCTAGAGAGACGTTCCCAATACCGAGTGGTGGGGGCCGCCCTGGCCAGCACTGCCCACAGCCATCATACTTTGCAACAAATTTTGGCATCCGGGGCCCAGGAAGTTCTTGCTGAAGCCTTGCCTGAAGCGGATTTAGCCTCTAGTTTGTACTGGCATTTACGGGGGGAAAACATTGCCCTAAGACTATTACCATCCAGCCGAGATATGCTCTACCGTCGGGGCATGCCGGAAATTTTTGCTGGTCTACCAACGGTGCGGGTGGAAATTCCCTTACTGGTGGGATTGGATTACCGCCTCAAAAGATCTTTGGACTATAGTGGAGCCTTATTGGGCATTGCTTTGCTTTCTCCCCTATTTTTGGCGATCGCCATTGCGATCAAACTATCCTCCCCGGGCCCTGCTTTTTTCCGCCAGGAACGGGTGGGACTCCAGGGCAAAACTTTTCAAATGTGGAAATTTCGCACCATGGTGGTCAATGCTCCCCTGCTCCAGTCAAAGCTGGAAGCCGCCAATGAAAACGATGATGGCATCATGTTCAAGCTCAAACGTGACCCCCGCATTATCCCCCTCGGACATTTTCTGCGCCGCAGTAGTTTGGATGAAATTCCCCAATTATTCAATGTGGTAATGGGGCAAATGAGTTTGGTGGGCCCCAGGCCTCTGCCCCTGCGGGACGTGGAACGGTTTGATGCCTGGCATCATATTCGTCATCAGGTAATGCCTGGGGTTACAGGACTATGGCAAATTTCCGGGCGATCGGATATTGGCAGTTTCGACGACGTTGCCCGCCTAGATTTGTACTACATTGATAACTGGTCATTAAACCTTGATTGGGACATCCTTGTGGAAACAATCAGAATATTGTTGTTTAGGAAGGGAGCTTATTAG
- a CDS encoding glutaredoxin family protein, with protein MKTNRNIMELILYSKPGCHLCEGLMEKLAQIDSLAIELEVRDITTNEPWWAAYQYEIPVLVWRSPTGEITLPRLSPRAPVSQLEKLLQQYVNS; from the coding sequence GTGAAAACTAACCGCAACATTATGGAATTAATTTTATACAGCAAGCCCGGTTGCCATCTCTGTGAAGGATTGATGGAAAAATTAGCCCAAATTGACAGCCTGGCCATTGAGCTAGAAGTCCGTGACATTACCACCAATGAACCATGGTGGGCCGCCTACCAATATGAAATTCCGGTGCTTGTGTGGCGATCGCCGACGGGGGAAATTACTTTACCGAGGTTATCTCCCCGGGCTCCTGTTAGTCAGTTAGAAAAACTGTTGCAACAATACGTTAATAGCTGA